GGAGATGTGCTCTGAGAGAAGCGGAGAGACTCAGGAATGTTGATGCAAGGCTTCAGATCATAATGTTCGGAAAAGAGGGGAGATTTCTCGAGTTATGCAGAAATATCGCCAAACTAAGCGGCAACTCCAACATTTTTCACTTTTCCGACCCGCTTAACCTGAAAAAATTTGTGGTTCAGAGATTCGTTCGCTAGGCAAACACTTCTTCTTTCGAGTAAACAACTATTCCCTTATCCGTGATTTCGAAGGGATGGATTTTGCTGCTGTGATTTGTACCTCTCATCTTGAATATCTCTATGCTTCTCACTCTTGTGTTCTCAATTCGTGTGTAGTAAAGGACTATGGTTCCTTCAACCACGAAGTTCTCGACACCAAAACGGCTTATTTTGTCCCCCCCACCCTCGACAACCTCGCAGGTTAGAACAGAGGTTAATCCGAGTATTTCCATGGTTGTCGAAATCTTCAACAACTCAACTCTGAACTTTGCCGGATCACCAATGGTGAAGCCAATGGAGGTTGTGGAGTCCACAACAGCTCTCCTGGCTCCAATTTCATCCTGAATCGTGATAATCTGATCGAGAAGGGATCTTGTGTCAAAGGGTCTGACATCAATGTACCTTTCATCGGAAGGGAGACCTATCTTTGTCGAGGTAGCATCAACTATTGCGAGCATGTTCTCATCTTCGTACTTCTCCAGGTCCCAGCCGAATGTGAGAAAGTGCTCTCTAAGATGCTGTGGCCTCTCCTCTGTGGCAACAAAAATTCCCGGCTCATTATAATTCTCTACACCGTTAACCAGAAACTGCATGGCGAATATGGTTTTTCCGGAACCAGACGGACCGGATACAAGGTAGCTTCTATCTCTCAGCAACCCTCCCTCACACAGTTCGTCAAAACCCGGTATCCCAGTAGGTGCACGCTCCAGCATGGTAACCAACTCTTTCTTTCATAAACCTTAAAGTTTAAATTGTTTACGCATCATCATCTCGTTATGAGAAAAGTTACGGTATCCCTGATAAAGGCGGATGTCGGGAGTGTGGCAGGGCACACAACGGTGCCCGATGAACTGAAAAACGTTGCAATGGAGAACCTTCAGAACGCTGTTGATTCCGGCTTAATTATTGATTTCAGAGTATTTAATGCGGGTGATGATCTCGAACTTCTGATGACCCACAGCAGGGGAGTGGACAGCGAGGAAATTCACAGACTCGCATGGGAAACATTTGAGAAAGCTGCAAAGATCGCAAAGGACCTCAAGCTCTACGGAGCAGGGCAGGATCTGCTGAAAGATGCATTCTCCGGGAATGTCAGAGGTCTTGGACCGGGAGTTGCGGAGATGGAATTTACGGAAAGAGGGGCAGAACCTCTGATAGCATTCATGATGGATAAAACCGAGCCCGGAGCGTTCAACATGCCGATTTTCAGAATTTTCGCCGACCCGTTCAATACTGCAGGCCTTGTGATCGACCCATCAATGCACGCTGGCTTTGTTTTCGAAATATGGGACATAAAGGAGAGCAAGAGGGTGTTCATGAGAACTCCAGAAGAAATGTACGACATTCTGGCTTTAATCGGCGGAAAGAGCAGGTTTGTGATAAAGAGGGTTTATCCGAAAGAGGGGAGTAAGTTACCCGCAGATGAACCTGTGGCCGTTATAAGCACAGAAAAGCTGTACGAGGTTGCGGGAGAGTACGTGGGTAAGGATGATCCGGTGGCGATTGTGAGAGCTCAGAGCGGGTTGCCTGCTGTTGGAGAGGTTCTCGAGGCATTCGCCTTCCCGCATCTCGTGAGCGGTTGGATGAGAGGCAGTCATAACGGCCCAATAATGCCCGTGCCATTCAGGTACTCAAAATGCACGAGGTTTGATGGGCCACCGAGATGCATCGCAGCGGGATTTCAGCTTGCAAATGGAAAGCTTGTTGGGCCGGTAGATATGTTTGACGATCCGGCGTTTGACTACACACGGAACAAAGCACTGGAAGTAGCTGAATACATGCGCCGTCATGGTCCATTCGAGCCGCACAGATTACCGAGTGAAGATATGGAGTACACGACCCTGCCAAAAGTGCTCAACAGATTGAAGGATAGGTTCGAAGAGGTTTGATGAAGCACATATTCTGGCACGGAATGGCGGAAGAGGAAAAAATAGAGTATCTAAGAAAGTTCAGTGTAGCAGTGGTTGGCAGCAGAATGCTCATGGAAATTCTCTGGAGGAGTGGAGTTGGATGTATACGGTACATCTCGGACTACGTCTCTCCTGTTGATTCGAGACTGGACTGCACCATAGATCCTCTGGAAGCGAACAACTATGATATCGTCCATCCCATGTCCAGCGATTCATGCGTAATCTCATATCTTTTTCCGGATAGCGAGTCTGAATTGAGAAAACTTCTGAGGGGAATTGATGTCGTTGTGGCTCACAAACACGTGGATTTGATGGCTGAGATTGCTGAGAGAATAGGTGCTCCTTTCATCCCGGACATCATAACAACTTTTCTGCCTGATGGTGTGAAATTCTGTGAAATCGAGTATCCGAAGGTTAAGAGAGATCCAATAGGTTACTCTTTGACATGCAGCATTCAGGCTGGAGAGGTGATGAGGATATTTACCGGTTATCATTTACCGACAATTGCTCCTGAAGCCTATATCGTGGATGTAAGGAGCGAGAACTATTTGAGAAAGATAACGCTGAAGGTGAGATGATGGATTACGAAAAAGTAGGGCTGATGGTGGGAATTGAGATTCACCAGCAACTCGATACCAGACACAAGCTTTTCTGCTACTGCCCCACACCACACAGGGAGGTTGAAGAATCGAATTTTGAGTTTATCAGGTATTTGAGGCTCAAGAAAAGCGAGATCGGTGAGGAGGACAGGGCGGCGAGGGAGGAGGTTGAAAGGAGCAGGAGGTTCGTTTACAAGTATTACGATACAACCTGCCTCGTCGAAGCTGATGAGGAGCCGCCAAGAGAACTGAACAGGGAAGCGCTGGAAATCGCCATTCAGGTTGCGAAGATGCTGAACATGGAGTTTGCAGATGAAGTGCATGTGATGAGGAAGATCGTAATTGACGGTAGCAATACCACAGGGTTTCAGAGGACTGCTTTAGTTGCCTTCGATGGGTTTATTGAGGTTGATGGCAAAAGGATTGGAATTGCAACCCTCTGTCTTGAGGAGGAGGCATGCAGGAAGGTTGACGAGGGAGAGGGATATGCCGTTTACTCTCTTGACAGACTCGGCATTCCGCTTGTGGAGATAGGCACTGAGCCAGACATCAACACACCGGAGATGGCAAAGAAGGTAGCTGCAAAGCTCGGTATGATTCTGAGATCAACCGGGAAGGTTAAGAGGGGGCTGGGCACGATTAGGCAGGATGTGAACATCAGCATAAGGGACGGGGCGAGGGTTGAGATAAAGGGCGTGCAGGATCTGGACATTCTGGACAAGATTGTGGAGTATGAGGTTGTCAGACAGCTCAACCTGCTTGAAATCAGGGAAGAGTTGAAAAGGAGGAAAGCAGAGGTTGACGGCAGAATTTTTGATGTTACGGACGTTTTCAGAAACACGAAGTCGAAGATAATCAGGAATAAGACCGTCAAAGCCATTCTGCTGAAGGGTTTTGCAGGACTGGTTGGCAAAGAAATTCAGCCGGGAAGAAGGCTCGGGACAGAATTTGCAGACATAGCCAAAACTTTTGGTCTGGGCGGAATATTTCATACCGACGAGCTTCCGGCTTATGGCATAAGCGAGGATGAAGTGAAGAATTTGAAGGCATTTGTCGCTGCTGAAGAAGGGGATGCCGTTATCATGGCTGCGGGAGATGCTGCAAGAGTAGAGAGGGCTTTGAAGAGAATAATCGAGAGGGCCAAGTACTGCCTCGTAGGAGTTCCGGAGGAGACGAGAAAGGCGAATGAGGATGGGACAACATCTTATCTCCGCCCACTACCCGGAGCCGCGAGGATGTATCCCGAAACGGATGTACCGCCCGTTTTGATCACTCAGGAAATGCTTGAAGTTGAGATTCCAGAGCTGATTGAGGAGAGGGCAAGGAGATACGAGAAGCTGTTACCCAAGGATCTGGCGTGGGAAATGGCAGACTCACCCTACTACAGACTTTTTGAGGAGTATGCTGCAAAAATGCAGCCGACAGTTGTGGCGAGAGTTCTGCACATCCTTCCAGCATACTTGAGAAAGGAGGGAGTTAACGTTGACGTTCTTGAAGAGAGACATTTCAGACTCGTCCTCGATATGATTTTGAACAATGAAATGGCCAAGGAGGGGGCTGAGGAGGCTTTGAAGATTCTGGCTGAGAGACCGGATGCAGGCAGGAAAGAGGTGCTCAGCAGGATTGGTGTAGCTGAGGATCTTGACGGGTTCATCAGGAAGCTGGTTGAGGAGAAGGCTGATTTAATAGCGGAGAGAGGAGAGGGAGCGTTCAAACCGCTGATGGGCCTCGTTATGAAAGAATTCAGAGGGAGAGTTGACGGAAAGGTTGTGGCGGAGAAATTGAGGAGGGCGATAGAGGACTTTATTGGGTAGTTTTCGAAATCAAAATTTTCTCCTGCCTGATCTCGGCAACAATTCCATCCATAGCTTTCAGAAGCTTCCTTTGTGATTCTTCTTCGTTATTTTCATTTCCACGGGAAGGAGCAATCCTGTAGGAATTTCAGCCAAGCGTTCCAGAGAAAAAGAGATATTTTTTTAAATTTTTAAAAATTCATGGTGACATGCAGGTTGAATACAGCAGAGAGGAGTTGAAATTTGCGACAATTCTTGGGAAAATACTCGAAGAAAAATTGAGAGACAAGAAGAAGGAAGAAATTGCGAGGAGAATTAACGGCAGTGTGTCTGTAGAGTGCAGAGATCTGAAAATGAGCACTACCATAACATTCAAAGGGGATAGAGTTATAGTGGAGAGCGGTTCGAAAGGAAAATATCTGATTTCCGCTGATCTGCAAACACTGAACGGACTGACATTTGGAAAAATAGGCCTTCTCGGTACCGTAAAACTCATTATCAAAGGAAAGCTGAAGATAAAGGGAATGATATTTGCGATGAAGTTCAGGGAATTGTTCCGGTGATTTTTGGAGATATAAAACTTCAATTTTCGATGAGAGTAATCTCTTCTGTCAGATGCTGCCCTTACTATCTTTGTGTCATTCTTAATCTTTCCTGCAAATTGCCAGGTATACAAGGAAGTGCTTGAAAGGTTTTTGGTTGAAGGAGAACATGAGTTTGAGCAAGCTGTTGAGCTTGATCTCAACTCCTCTAACGTATTTTATTGCGAATAGAATGAAAGAGTAGTATTATTCAAAAAGCTCGTAAAAATTCTTATTGGCTATTTGAATAGAGAAGATAAACTTAAGCTGAGAGATCGGAAGTTAGGGAAATGTTAGCTCTTTATTGACAAAATTCACAGATTTTCGAGGAGATCTGTAGCGAAATTCGTCTATGCTAACGTACTTTTGGTTGCAATACGATTAAGACCTGGATTCAGGGAAAAGAAGGTCGGCTGAGTGGTGAGTTTGCAGACACTCTAAACTCTGAATTTTAATCATCATCTTCAAATATAAAAAGCTCCTCTATCGTCGTGTTCAGGGCCTTTGCCACCCTGTACGCCAGCTTGAGGGATGGGTTGTACTTGCCCTTCTCGAGGAAAACTATCGTCTCCCTCCTCACACCCACCTTCCTTGCAAGTTCCTCCTGAGTCATGTTGTATCTTGCCCTGAACTCCTTTATTCTGGTTTTCATGTTCTTGCATCACCTAACCCACAGCCTTCCTGCTGTAGTAGCCGTAGAAGATGAAGTAAAGCACGAGCAGAACGCAGGCTGAGTAAGCCAGAGTATATCCTGTCTGAGCTTGTTCGTTCAGAGCTATCAAGGTTGTGCCGAGCAATGCAGCACCAATAGTAAAAACCGTCCATGCTGATTTGGATGCCTTCTCGCTTATCCTGTGATCTCTCTCATCTTCTATAATATCGGTAACTCTCCTTCTCCCCAGAGCTATCAGAATACTTCCCACAGCAAATGCCGCTAATGGTAGCAGAGCGTTTCCGGCTGACACTCCATAACCCACTGCCATGCCCATCGCAGCCACTATCAGACCTGAATACACGACAAACAGTTTCCGGTTCATGTTCCCACCTGTTAGCTAATTCTAACATTATGTTAGATATACTTAACATTGTATTTAAAAATTTCCCTTGTGTATCTCAAAATCTGGGTGGGCTGCAAATAGGTGATTCTCAGACTCTGTCCTGATGTGCCACTGTAACTGAAAGACTGGATCTGAGCTTGAACGAGTCAGGAAATTTTGGTGGCTATACAGTGCAGGCATTTTGCCGGCTGGACGTGTGCAGTAGCACAGTTCTTGCACAGACTAACTGGAGCAAAGGGCTTTTCGGGGTTAAGAGCAACTGCATTCACCAGCACTGCAATGCTTACCGGTTCTGGAGCGAGCAGACAAGGCATATCTGCGAACTTCATCAATGTGGCGAACTTCGTTGTTATTGCACAGAAGGGGTATGCGTATAACTCGCCATGCTGCAGCATAGATGTCTCGTAGTCGCGGAAATCCGGTTCGATACCACCTATTTTCCATCCTCTATCAGCCAGACGCTGTCCGCGAAAGGCAAAATCAAGCAGGTCGTTTACATGCAGCTCGTTGACAACACTTCTATCAAACTGTCTCAGCATGATGTGGTTGTAAAATCTCTCTGTAAAGAACCTTGCAAGCATCTCCGCAGTGATGCCCTCATCCCATAGCATTCTGTAGATCAGGAGAGAGGACAGGCCAGTTGCGTAGTAGGATATGTCAAAGATGCTCCTCATTCCATCAGCATTCAGATTTCTCATAAGGAATGCCAGATGAACGCGGAGCAGCTCCATATTGATTTCGTCCCTGCAGATGCTGTAATACTGCCATCCGATATGGTGGCCGACATCGCCAACGTGTGTTGGCAGCATCACCACATTGGCAATATGCACGTCTTCAATCGACATTTTGACGATATCAAACATTTTTTCCCTGTACAGTCTCATATACTCCGCAGGGTCAAAGGATGAGAATCCGTGTGTCCTCATTATGTCTACCTGCAGTTTTACGGGTTCAAGCAGCATTCTTTGCATCTGAGCTTTTTCTGCGTTTATGGCCTTCAAAAAATTGCCTGTATCCCTGAACACCCTCAGAAAAGTGTCACCGAATATGTAGGAGGTGTTCAGTCCCCACGATTTTGAGGCAAGTATGGCCAGAATGTAATCATCTGTATCCATTTTCTCTGCGATTTTGGCCAGAACAGAAAAGGTTGAGCCTGGAATGGCTGCAAAATCTTTTGCAGAGGTCACGCCGTAAAAACCATTGGCAATCCTCATCGCTTCCAGAGCTATAAGATCGTCACTCTCGTTAATTGTTTTCGCAAAAGTCTCGGCAGCTTCTCTGAAGGAGCTATCAAGATCGTAGAGAATTTCAACGACCACCGGTGTTTGCATCCACTCCATAAATGCTGACTCGAAGGGTTTTATACTTTCTGTCAGTTTTCTGAGTATTCCGTAGTGGTTCAGAACGCTCATCCTGTAAAGGTCCAGCGCCTCTCCACTCTGCCATTCCTTTACCTTTAACTCTTTAACCAAATTCACGAAGTTCTCGCAGTGAGGTATTTTGAAGTCTTCAAATCTGTACCTCTCTATTGTTCTCACGATTGTTTTCTGCATCTCTAAGGCCTCGTTGAGTACCTCACGTATCATCTCGATATCACCCTGTGAAGTGGTACGCTTAAACCGGTCTTAACTTCTTCGATTATGGAAGCACTCTCAAAGGCAACATCACAGCGTTCAATCGGCCCGTAGAATAGGAAGTCGCTGAACAACTGGGCGACGGAATCAACGCTGCTGACGAGAACCTTGGTGTCAAGTTCTTTTTTCAGGTATTCCGCCATGTAGTACGACACGTTTGCAGGTCCACATCCTGCCGGATAATCATACGCTGACTTGACCACCAGGAGCGTCTCTATAACCTCTCCGAGACTCTTTATGTCTGTAGGGACGACATCAATTAAGAGTTCACGTATTCCCAGCTTTTTAGCTCTGGTTATCAGCCCTTCTCTCTTTGCATCACCAGAAAGCAGCGTGAACCGTCTTGGGGGAGTTGTGTAGGATGGATCGTAGCAGAAAATAATTGCTTTGCTAACTCCCACCTCCTTTACGAGTTTCAGCTCATCTTTAGTATTCATCGTGCTGATGGAGTTGTAAATTATCCTGTCCACGACTCCATGTTCTGAAGCATATCTCAACCCGGCAATCCGCGCATCCACGTATCCGTCCAGGATGAAGGGTTTATCGTAGTGATCCAGAATGAAATCCAGATATTTCACCATTGCCTCTCCGCTTTCCGCCACAACATCGAGGGTTGAAGGTATCTGATAGGCATCGGAAAGTTCCTCCTGTCTGTTTATAAGATATTCTGCCCGGGCAGCGTCAAAAACTCCTTTTTCAGGGTCCTCAACCACCGAGTGCCTCGAATAGAATATGCTGCCTATGAGAAATGTTTTGTCTTTCATATGTCTGGTTTGAAGACAAGTAAAATAAACTTTATTTTGCATCTTCGGAACTGGATTACCGTAGTAGCCTTTAATAATTGGAGGGTTCAAGGGGTAAATTGTGACCATCTATGCGTTTGCAGAATTTGAGGAACGGGGAAATAGAACGAACATGTTGACCACGAATATAGCGGCAAAAATGGCAAAGAGTCTACCCAGATCAAGATTGAGGTCTGTGTTCCAGAGTATGACGAGAGTGTTGTTGATGACAACCAGAATGTAGAAGGATAGCAGGGTGGAGTAGCTCGCAAACTTCAGTCGTACGTCCGCAACTTTCTCAATCGCAAGAACTGTGAGGATGGCGAACACAAGCTTTACAGCGTAGATGGGATAACCAATTACTGGAGCCAGGATCTCGTTACTCTCGTATCCGATTCCGCTACCTATTACGTACTCTGTGGTGAGCACATCTGCCATACAGAGAGC
This region of Archaeoglobus neptunius genomic DNA includes:
- a CDS encoding ATPase domain-containing protein, with protein sequence MLERAPTGIPGFDELCEGGLLRDRSYLVSGPSGSGKTIFAMQFLVNGVENYNEPGIFVATEERPQHLREHFLTFGWDLEKYEDENMLAIVDATSTKIGLPSDERYIDVRPFDTRSLLDQIITIQDEIGARRAVVDSTTSIGFTIGDPAKFRVELLKISTTMEILGLTSVLTCEVVEGGGDKISRFGVENFVVEGTIVLYYTRIENTRVRSIEIFKMRGTNHSSKIHPFEITDKGIVVYSKEEVFA
- the fbp gene encoding fructose-1,6-bisphosphate aldolase/phosphatase → MRKVTVSLIKADVGSVAGHTTVPDELKNVAMENLQNAVDSGLIIDFRVFNAGDDLELLMTHSRGVDSEEIHRLAWETFEKAAKIAKDLKLYGAGQDLLKDAFSGNVRGLGPGVAEMEFTERGAEPLIAFMMDKTEPGAFNMPIFRIFADPFNTAGLVIDPSMHAGFVFEIWDIKESKRVFMRTPEEMYDILALIGGKSRFVIKRVYPKEGSKLPADEPVAVISTEKLYEVAGEYVGKDDPVAIVRAQSGLPAVGEVLEAFAFPHLVSGWMRGSHNGPIMPVPFRYSKCTRFDGPPRCIAAGFQLANGKLVGPVDMFDDPAFDYTRNKALEVAEYMRRHGPFEPHRLPSEDMEYTTLPKVLNRLKDRFEEV
- the gatE gene encoding Glu-tRNA(Gln) amidotransferase subunit GatE; amino-acid sequence: MMDYEKVGLMVGIEIHQQLDTRHKLFCYCPTPHREVEESNFEFIRYLRLKKSEIGEEDRAAREEVERSRRFVYKYYDTTCLVEADEEPPRELNREALEIAIQVAKMLNMEFADEVHVMRKIVIDGSNTTGFQRTALVAFDGFIEVDGKRIGIATLCLEEEACRKVDEGEGYAVYSLDRLGIPLVEIGTEPDINTPEMAKKVAAKLGMILRSTGKVKRGLGTIRQDVNISIRDGARVEIKGVQDLDILDKIVEYEVVRQLNLLEIREELKRRKAEVDGRIFDVTDVFRNTKSKIIRNKTVKAILLKGFAGLVGKEIQPGRRLGTEFADIAKTFGLGGIFHTDELPAYGISEDEVKNLKAFVAAEEGDAVIMAAGDAARVERALKRIIERAKYCLVGVPEETRKANEDGTTSYLRPLPGAARMYPETDVPPVLITQEMLEVEIPELIEERARRYEKLLPKDLAWEMADSPYYRLFEEYAAKMQPTVVARVLHILPAYLRKEGVNVDVLEERHFRLVLDMILNNEMAKEGAEEALKILAERPDAGRKEVLSRIGVAEDLDGFIRKLVEEKADLIAERGEGAFKPLMGLVMKEFRGRVDGKVVAEKLRRAIEDFIG
- a CDS encoding SCP2 sterol-binding domain-containing protein → MQVEYSREELKFATILGKILEEKLRDKKKEEIARRINGSVSVECRDLKMSTTITFKGDRVIVESGSKGKYLISADLQTLNGLTFGKIGLLGTVKLIIKGKLKIKGMIFAMKFRELFR
- a CDS encoding helix-turn-helix transcriptional regulator; the encoded protein is MKTRIKEFRARYNMTQEELARKVGVRRETIVFLEKGKYNPSLKLAYRVAKALNTTIEELFIFEDDD
- a CDS encoding DUF2178 domain-containing protein — translated: MNRKLFVVYSGLIVAAMGMAVGYGVSAGNALLPLAAFAVGSILIALGRRRVTDIIEDERDHRISEKASKSAWTVFTIGAALLGTTLIALNEQAQTGYTLAYSACVLLVLYFIFYGYYSRKAVG
- a CDS encoding DUF2193 family protein, which gives rise to MIREVLNEALEMQKTIVRTIERYRFEDFKIPHCENFVNLVKELKVKEWQSGEALDLYRMSVLNHYGILRKLTESIKPFESAFMEWMQTPVVVEILYDLDSSFREAAETFAKTINESDDLIALEAMRIANGFYGVTSAKDFAAIPGSTFSVLAKIAEKMDTDDYILAILASKSWGLNTSYIFGDTFLRVFRDTGNFLKAINAEKAQMQRMLLEPVKLQVDIMRTHGFSSFDPAEYMRLYREKMFDIVKMSIEDVHIANVVMLPTHVGDVGHHIGWQYYSICRDEINMELLRVHLAFLMRNLNADGMRSIFDISYYATGLSSLLIYRMLWDEGITAEMLARFFTERFYNHIMLRQFDRSVVNELHVNDLLDFAFRGQRLADRGWKIGGIEPDFRDYETSMLQHGELYAYPFCAITTKFATLMKFADMPCLLAPEPVSIAVLVNAVALNPEKPFAPVSLCKNCATAHVQPAKCLHCIATKIS
- a CDS encoding tetrahydromethanopterin S-methyltransferase subunit H family protein; amino-acid sequence: MKDKTFLIGSIFYSRHSVVEDPEKGVFDAARAEYLINRQEELSDAYQIPSTLDVVAESGEAMVKYLDFILDHYDKPFILDGYVDARIAGLRYASEHGVVDRIIYNSISTMNTKDELKLVKEVGVSKAIIFCYDPSYTTPPRRFTLLSGDAKREGLITRAKKLGIRELLIDVVPTDIKSLGEVIETLLVVKSAYDYPAGCGPANVSYYMAEYLKKELDTKVLVSSVDSVAQLFSDFLFYGPIERCDVAFESASIIEEVKTGLSVPLHRVISR
- a CDS encoding DUF5658 family protein codes for the protein MWLGFVVVALCMADVLTTEYVIGSGIGYESNEILAPVIGYPIYAVKLVFAILTVLAIEKVADVRLKFASYSTLLSFYILVVINNTLVILWNTDLNLDLGRLFAIFAAIFVVNMFVLFPRSSNSANA